Sequence from the Janthinobacterium lividum genome:
CCTTGAACAGGCTGTCAGGCTGCGGCAGCAGCAGGCGCGGAATCGCGTTGTGGTCCAGGCCTTCGATTTCGCCTGGCTGAAGAATGCGTTGTACCAATGGAGTTTCCCATCAAAAAAGGGGCTGTAAAGTATTCTAATCGATAAAAAGAAAGGGGTCAGTCCTGGGACTGACCCCGGGTAATGCCGGTGTCATCAATATCAAGAACTTAGTCTTTTGTATTGCGAATGACAGCCTCAAACCACTTCGGATGGTGCTTGCGCGCCCAGCCGTAGGTGACGGTGCCGCGCACCATGGCGCCGATCGAACCCTTGACCCACAGTGCCGCATAGATGTGCACGATGATGGAGCAGATGATGCCAAACGCGCACACGGCATGCAGCAAGGCGGCCGCGCGGATGACGGGAATCGGGAAATAGAACGCAAAGTACGCGCGCCAGATCACGATGCCCGACAGCAGCAAGCCCACCATGCAAGCGAGCAGCACGAAGAACAGGATCTTCTGGCCGGCATTGTATTTGCCGATCTTCGGAAGCTTTTCTTCGCGGTTGTTGAGCACGTCGTCCATCTGTTTCAGCCACTGCTTGTCGCCGTCCTCGAACTTGTTGTGGTGCCAGAAGCGCACCACGAGGATCGCGAACGAGACAAACATCACCAGGCCGGCAAACGGATGCAGGATGCGCGTCCATTGCCCGCCGCCGAACAGGTTCGCCAGCCACGCCATCGAGGGATGGAACATGGCCAGGCCGGACAGCGCCAGCATGACGAAGGTGATGGCGGTCACCCAGTGATTCGTGCGCTCGTTCGGGTCGTAGCGC
This genomic interval carries:
- a CDS encoding formate dehydrogenase subunit gamma, producing MSHSDLHDRKLRDKDGNPLIQRYDPNERTNHWVTAITFVMLALSGLAMFHPSMAWLANLFGGGQWTRILHPFAGLVMFVSFAILVVRFWHHNKFEDGDKQWLKQMDDVLNNREEKLPKIGKYNAGQKILFFVLLACMVGLLLSGIVIWRAYFAFYFPIPVIRAAALLHAVCAFGIICSIIVHIYAALWVKGSIGAMVRGTVTYGWARKHHPKWFEAVIRNTKD